The proteins below are encoded in one region of Streptomyces sp. NBC_00490:
- a CDS encoding acyl-CoA dehydrogenase family protein, with product MPSTIESEEHKALRAAVAALGKRHGRTYDREQLWSEAAKLGYLGVNLPEAYGGGGGGISELSIVLEELGAAGCPLLMMVVSPAICGTVIARFGTEAQKQDWLPALADGTRTMAFGITEPDAGSNSHRITTTARKDGTDWLLTGRKVFISGVDIADATLIVGRAEDSRTGRLKPCLFIVPRDAEGFTRRQIDMELQAVEKQFELTLDDVRLPADALVGDEDAGLLQLFAGLNPERIMTAAFAIGMGRHALAKAVEYARDRTVWNAPIGAHQAIAHPLAQAHIDLELARLMMQKAAHLYDTGDDVGAGEAANMAKYAAGEACVKAVDQAVHTLGGNGLTREFGLASLITASRVARIAPVSREMILNYVSHQTLGLPKSY from the coding sequence ATGCCATCCACGATCGAATCCGAAGAACACAAAGCCCTCCGAGCAGCAGTAGCCGCCCTCGGTAAACGCCACGGCCGCACCTACGACCGCGAACAACTCTGGTCCGAGGCAGCCAAACTCGGCTACCTCGGCGTCAACCTCCCCGAGGCGTACGGAGGCGGAGGCGGCGGCATCTCCGAACTCTCGATCGTCCTCGAAGAACTCGGCGCCGCAGGATGCCCCCTGCTCATGATGGTCGTCTCCCCGGCCATCTGCGGCACAGTGATCGCCAGGTTCGGCACGGAAGCCCAGAAGCAGGACTGGCTCCCCGCCCTCGCCGACGGCACCCGGACCATGGCCTTCGGCATCACCGAACCCGACGCCGGCTCCAACAGCCACCGCATCACCACCACCGCCCGCAAGGACGGCACCGACTGGCTCCTCACCGGCCGCAAGGTCTTCATCTCCGGCGTCGACATAGCCGACGCCACCCTCATCGTCGGCCGCGCCGAGGACTCCCGTACCGGCCGCCTCAAGCCCTGCCTCTTCATCGTCCCCCGGGACGCGGAAGGCTTCACCCGCCGCCAGATCGACATGGAACTCCAGGCGGTGGAGAAGCAGTTCGAGCTGACCCTCGACGACGTACGCCTCCCCGCCGACGCACTCGTCGGAGACGAGGACGCGGGCCTGCTCCAGCTCTTCGCCGGCCTGAACCCCGAACGCATCATGACGGCCGCCTTCGCGATCGGCATGGGCCGCCACGCGCTCGCCAAAGCCGTCGAGTACGCCCGCGACCGCACCGTCTGGAACGCCCCGATCGGCGCCCACCAGGCCATCGCGCACCCCTTGGCGCAGGCGCACATCGACCTCGAACTGGCCCGCCTGATGATGCAGAAGGCGGCCCATCTCTACGACACCGGCGACGACGTCGGCGCGGGCGAGGCCGCCAACATGGCGAAGTACGCGGCGGGGGAGGCCTGCGTGAAGGCGGTCGACCAGGCCGTGCACACCCTCGGCGGGAACGGCCTCACCCGGGAGTTCGGGCTCGCCTCGTTGATAACGGCCTCGCGCGTGGCTCGTATTGCCCCGGTGAGCCGGGAGATGATTCTCAACTACGTCTCCCACCAGACCCTGGGCCTGCCCAAGTCGTACTAG